Genomic window (Brevibacterium paucivorans):
CCGACGCAATCCGCTTGATCATGTTACGAATACTAGCAACACAAGTTCTGCAAACGATCACGTGCAGTCCGTCAAGTTAGTGTTAAGAACACCGTCAGCTAGCAAACCTCATCCGAAGTCACTTATTGCGTGAGCCACGTCGTTTCATAACGACCATGGCAATAACGGCCGCAAGGGCTACTATTACACCCAAAATCACCAGCTCAACACCAGCTGAAGATTTTTGAAGCACCCAGCCTTCAATGCGTGCCTGGGTTCCTGCGCCGAGGAAACCAGAAAGTTCAGCCGTACCGCTCGTGAAGAACAAAAGCGCGGCCATCCCGATCATGAGCAGACCGCCCACCAAATTCATCCACGTGGTTGTCACCGGACCAAAAGATACAGCGCGAGGGCGGACAACCTTCTGCACCACGGGCAAACGCTTCCACAGCACCGAGAGCAACACCAGGGGAAAAGCCATACCGGCGGCAAAAAACACCAAGATCAGGCCGCCCCACAAAGCAGATGCGCTTGCCGCGGCGACAGTAAGCACGGCCCCCAAGATGGGCCCGGCGCATACACCCGCAAGCCCGTAGACCGCACCCAGCAGGTAGACCGAGGTGGCTGACCGCCCCGCGCTCTGAACACCGGAAGCCATGAAGGGAAGATTGACATTGAGGGCGGTGAGAACCCCCATAACGCAGATGATGACTGCAGCAACTGCGACCACAACCTCCCGGTTCCCGGCAACGAAGGCACCAACCGATCCTGCCAGAATTCCTAGAGGAACGAGTGTCGTTACCAGCCCCAGATAGAAGATGAAGGTCCGGCCCAAGAGTTCTTTTGGCGATGTGAAGGCATATGAGAAGAACGCAGGTAGGAGCATGGCAGAACAGGGGCTTAAAAGCGTAAGCACTCCCCCGGCGAATGCCCCCAGAAGCCCT
Coding sequences:
- a CDS encoding cytochrome c biogenesis CcdA family protein, whose protein sequence is MSLGLLGAFAGGVLTLLSPCSAMLLPAFFSYAFTSPKELLGRTFIFYLGLVTTLVPLGILAGSVGAFVAGNREVVVAVAAVIICVMGVLTALNVNLPFMASGVQSAGRSATSVYLLGAVYGLAGVCAGPILGAVLTVAAASASALWGGLILVFFAAGMAFPLVLLSVLWKRLPVVQKVVRPRAVSFGPVTTTWMNLVGGLLMIGMAALLFFTSGTAELSGFLGAGTQARIEGWVLQKSSAGVELVILGVIVALAAVIAMVVMKRRGSRNK